In Podarcis muralis chromosome 7, rPodMur119.hap1.1, whole genome shotgun sequence, the genomic stretch AGGAATAAGGGCTAATTCATACATGCACAATGATTCATTTTTGAACTGCTTCTATTGGAAAATACTATTTTCAGGTGGTTTCAAAGCTCTGTAGGTGGTGTCTAGGCTGTCTTCAACCTTTTTTATTGTCATTTGTCTTAAACACCACCCGTCTTTCATTGCTTTACTCAAGAGTAatgctattgaaattaatgaacctaatttAGGGTGGAATTTCATGCTAGGCGTACTCAAAGTAGAACCATTGGAATTGATGGACTTGACCAAGTTAGGTCTATTTCAATTGATGTGCTCTGAATAGAAGTTAGTTTAACTCCACCTTagttatgttcattaatttcaatgggtctacatgGAATAAAATTTGGTTGAACACTTCTTCATGTCTTTATGAACTTGAATTAGGGATAGTGTTGTCTAAGAAAACATTGCACCATGGGTACATATTCAGGTTGGTATAAAGTGATGGGAGTTTGAGAGATAAAtaatgagagagaaaagagactAATGGGTAGCTAAAAATGGGGTCCTGTAGTGATGAGAGAAGGGCCAGTCACAGCTAGCAAACTTTGTATGAAATAATGAGCATGGACTACTATTATTCACTGGGGCCAGTTTCATTTGAATTTCTGGGATCTTGACTTGTAGGACAGACACTCGTCCACTAAAGCACAAATGGAAGCCCACGCCACTTTTCGTTATTCAGCGGAATGCCTCTGTCCCAAATTTGAGAAAGCAAGAAGAAAAGCTGTTGGCTTTGAAGAAACCAGGTTTACCTGCTTTGAGTCGGACAACAGAGCTCCAAGATGAACTGAGCCATCTGCGTAGTCAGATTGCTAAGATTGTATCAGCAGAGTCAGGTAAGTACCCAGCATCAAGCGCTCAGAGGAAACATCTCAAAATCTTGTGCACAAATTTGaaatggtgtgggtgtgggtgggtgtgtaagtGTTTGCAAGCCTAAAAGAGTAGATACAGCAGATGAGCAAACAACTTGAAAATTATATTTCCACTTTGATAACCAGAAGTTGTGGCAAAGAGGATGGTaaaaatttgtttttttattgtgaaGAAAACATGACGCATGTTTTGTCCTGTTCTCTTCTAATTTGGGGTGGAGATTCTACTCAGaacaaacacattaaaattaaGTGACCTAAATTTtgcttattaatttcagtgggtctgctctgagtaggactagtgttGGATACAGCCCTTGGAATTGTGTGTCAGGTTTGACAAGTACATAGTAAGtttggagattcacttgggaagTGCAATAAGGGTTTGCTGTCTCTCCTGGTGAAGAGTCAGGTTGTTAACAAAATGGTGCAGATATGACTAGTTTAAATTTGGAACACATGAGAGGGAGCAACATATGCAGGTgttgcctgccaccttcctttgtTTGACCTCATTCCACAAATTTCCTTAACTTTCTTGTATGGCTGCTGCCTTTATTCCATGTTGAGAGGGTACCAGAAAATTTTGCCCCTTTTCACTGCAGTGTCACAGCAGTAGGAAATCTGCGACTCACAGGCAATCAAGGGTTAGGTATTCAGACATAATGTTGAACTGTGTAATGCCCACAtttgaaatgtgtattttgtaaGGGCAAGACTATGAGAAGGAGCATGTAGCCACGATTAGAACAAAGTGCCGAGCAATTATAGTCTGGCAGCTTTTAAAGATCACTCTAATAGCATAGTATAGCTTGAAAGGTGGGAAGTTCTTATTCTTTCCTGATATTAGTTGTATTTCTACTCCATCACCTGAGTAGCTGTTGATATTAGACACTGTGTGGTTTTTCTCCATCATGTAGCTTTGGCATTATTCCTTGGGACCAAAAAGTGTTCTACCTACCAGGCTTATGTGCTTAATTTTAGATATTCCACAGTCAATAACTAATTTCTGCAgttggtttccccccctaaagCCGGTTTTGTAGCAAAAACTTTTATTGGTTTTTGCCAGTTCATATCAATCTACTTGATTACagcagtttgttttttaaacatagGGGACAGTAAATTTCCAAAATCATTGcttgtttaaaaatattattcaagctATTACTCTATTAGATAAATGAAGTCTGCActaattttaaaaagtttgacACACACATTTCATACCCTTGTTTGTCCATCCATTCCCTAAATCAGAGGAGGCCATACTCAGTACTCACTTGGACATATAGCTGAACTGTAATTGAGTATCATGTGCATCAACTGTAGTGAGCCTCATGGTGGCGTGTGGACACACCATTCTCCTGCATGCCAAGAGGAAGAGGCTGAAAACTTCCTCTTCTGATTGAAAATAGAGTTCCTTGAACAAGCTAGCATTATCAACCACAATTTGGTTCTTTCCTGTTCTGTCTAACCATAGTTTAGTCAGGGCTTCTGGATTCAGACATAAACTCCTGGTTAATCTAAAATCCAAGGCAGAAGTGTTAATGTCTCCTCCTACTGGCATGCAAAAGAGGGAAGCTGGGGAGCATGCAAACTGAAGACTAACCACGGTTCAAGCACATAACTCTAAATTATGGTTTATCATTAAGTTTGAACCAGCCCTTGGTGTCTTTGCCACAGGAAGTAAAGTTGTCAGGAGCCACAAAGCAGGGCCCAGCTGTCCAAAGAGACCCACATTGATGTTTCCTTGTGCACTTTGAGAAATAAAGATTcaaagtttttgttttatttacccATTACTATTAACAGGGCATCTGTCTCACCCGCTTTAAAATGCTATGGTGCTTTTTGGTTCCATTTTATGAGTGGCGACATTATCAActggttttattgtatttaagcTCATAACATTACAATTCTGTATAATGTGTGTGCCCCTTACAGCATTTTGATAAACAGACCAGACATAAATGAGAGACTTATATAATGTTAGAAGAAATTGCACAGAATTTGTCACAAATTCTAATTTATAATGGCCAGGATCCTATGATTTCTGCATCCCCAGTTTTTCAGGCAAAATATTTTGCTTAATTTTTAATACAATGTAATTTGCTTATTTGTATTATTGTTGAGCCAACCATTTGCATGGTGCTGTACAGagtaacaaacaaaaagacaAAGTCCATGCCCTGAGGAGTTTACAGTCCAAAATTTACTATGGGGAGTGTTAGAGGGAGAAATAAAGGTGAGAGTAAAAAGGAAAGAAGATGCATTCTGCTTCATTCTTCATGCCCTTTTCTTGTAATGGCCtatgacagggatggggaaccttttctggCCCGCATGTTATTTCCTCGCCCCCTGATGGACCAAATTTGACAGGGTGGTGGGGCCACCCACATCACTTTGATGTCAGGTGATGCTTCCAGGCAGCTTCTGGAAGATcaaatggggagggggcttctTGGGTTTGTTAAGCCACAGTTCCTCTTATGACTAAACTCGTAAAACAGTTGTGTTTGCACGTAACTCTAAAGTCAGTGTTGTGAAGCACTGGTCACAGACTGCCACTGTTGCATAATATTCCCTTAACAGAGCATCAAGGTAATAGATTTCCCAAAGATATTACCAGATGACTTTGAACATAGATAAGGAGTTGCGTTTGTACCAGCACAGGCGATTTGTCAATTTAGATCAGCATTGACTGGCAACAACTCTCCAGGGCCTTGACAAAAGGAAGCCATCACCTGCTGCCATCAcctttcccatccattttagctggaatgccagggattgaacctggatccTTCTGTGTGCTTTGTTCTCCTGTGATATCCATTTGAGATCTAGCACCCGAGGCACATGAGCTCTCACAAATGTGTGTCATTCTAGACTAAAAGACAGGTAACCTGGTTCCTGAAATTGTTTCAGAGTTACGCTTTCCACCCTCTCAAGGGTGGCTCTTAAGGAAAGTGGTTTAGTAGAGGTGATTGTGTGCACAGGGCTCGGTTGGTTCTAACTGGGAAGGTGAGGGATGGGCCTTGGTTGATGCCAAAAGTGGCCTCCTGTGACTGTGGGCCAGCTCTCTTCCTATCTGTGATATAAGGTGAATAACATGCTGCTTCTGAGAACTTtgtgctcagagattggggtggcaagaCAGGAACAAGATAATCTTAACAATATACATTGAAATACTGCCATATGGAAGATGGTGGTTGCAATGGGAGGGTGTGAGATGGAAAAGTGCTTCACCCCTTTTGCGGCATTATAACCAGCATTTGAGTGAAGGCAGGAGGCAGGCTTATGATGTCCATTTGTGGGGAGGTTTGCCTATAGGCTTGGCGTACATGTTCTGTTGCAGAATATAAAACCTGTAGTTTGGCACTAGGTTTATGTCAAtgtgtattgttcttttttttttccagcttCCACTTCATTAACACCTGATTTATTATCACCAGGAAGTTCAAATGTCTCTTCTCCCTTACCTTGTTTTGGATCCTCATTCCAGTCTACAACTTCCTTTGTCATTAGTGACAttacagaggaggaggcagaattaGAAAGCCCAGAGCTTCCATCCGTTTCCATGCTTTGTTCTGCAACCTCTGAATGTTGTAAAGCAGACCCAAAGGATTCCGACGACGAAGATTCGGTGTCCCTGTCCAAGGCCAGCAGTTTTGCCGATATGATGGGCATTCTTAAAGACATTCATAGGATGAAACAGAACAAAGACTtgtaagtttttgtttgttttctctttttccatCCCCAAAAgtgtctctctttcttttctgatTGGAAGCTTTGCAGTTTTGCTTTGTGTGAAGGTACCTCTGCTGATCTTTAGCACTGTGACTGATATTTGCAAGGGTTAGTTCTAATGTACTTTCCCTGCACCATCACAACacaggtttttaaagcctttcttATAATAGGCCTTACAATATTGATCTCTAAGGACAACTGCGCAAATCAAGTTCACCAAAGTTGCTAGCCTGCCTGTGCTTATCACAGTCAATTTTGGCTAATAAGAAAAGAATCAGTTTTGGTAAAACTTCTTTGCCTGACTACCAGGGCAATTTAGTCACCATGGTCAAAAAGACAAGTAGCTTCTTCTAAACTGCCTCCAGATTGAAGTTATTATAACCACTGCCCTGAAGATCTGAATGTTctaaactagggatggggaatctgtagccctTAAAACGCtatggactgcaactcccttcatctctaagcattggccatgcttgctgggattgATGGGTCAGTGTGTTTGATGGGtg encodes the following:
- the MTFR1L gene encoding mitochondrial fission regulator 1-like isoform X1, with the translated sequence MEADSTVPIWQNKPYGSARSFVRKIGTNLPLKPCPRACFQELPNVSDLYLNDTPPVPTLADVAWIASDDEETYARVRTDTRPLKHKWKPTPLFVIQRNASVPNLRKQEEKLLALKKPGLPALSRTTELQDELSHLRSQIAKIVSAESASTSLTPDLLSPGSSNVSSPLPCFGSSFQSTTSFVISDITEEEAELESPELPSVSMLCSATSECCKADPKDSDDEDSVSLSKASSFADMMGILKDIHRMKQNKDLNRTLLKEEDPAILIAEVLRRKFALKDEDVNMKKN
- the MTFR1L gene encoding mitochondrial fission regulator 1-like isoform X2; this translates as MEADSTVPIWQNKPYGSARSFVRKIGTNLPLKPCPRACFQELPNVSDLYLNDTPPVPTLADVAWIASDDEETYARVRTDTRPLKHKWKPTPLFVIQRNASVPNLRKQEEKLLALKKPGLPALSRTTELQDELSHLRSQIAKIVSAESASTSLTPDLLSPGSSNVSSPLPCFGSSFQSTTSFVISDITEEEAELESPELPSVSMLCSATSECCKADPKDSDDEDSVSLSKASSFADMMGILKDIHRMKQNKDFMLLLFEVGTI